The following are encoded in a window of Dictyostelium discoideum AX4 chromosome 6 chromosome, whole genome shotgun sequence genomic DNA:
- the pncA gene encoding hypothetical protein — MSCLLIIDVQNDFMKDGSLEVENANDIIKPINDIRNNCSFDLVALSKDWHPENHISFASTHNKKPYDSIITKSNNTQLLFPDHCIQNTKGSEINKDLIVKDKDIIINKGLDKEVDSFSSFYDNDKKSKTELHDILKKHSIVNVYICGLATDFCVLASCLDSVSCGFKTYFIEDCSKGVSKNGTDQSLQKMKDNGIIFINSLDLIQNKNN, encoded by the exons ATGTCTTgcttattaattattgatgtCCAAAATGATTTTATGAAAGATGGCAGTTTAGAAGTAGAGAATGCAAATGATataataaaaccaataaacGATATCCGTAATAATTGTTCATTCGATTTAGTTGCTTTATCAAAAGATTGGCACCCAGAAAACCATATTTCATTTGCATCAACTCATAACAAAAAACCATATGACTCCATTataacaaaatcaaataatacacAACTTTTATTTCCT gatCATTGTATTCAAAATACAAAAGGtagtgaaattaataaagatttaattgtaaaagataaagatataataataaataaaggaTTGGATAAAGAAGTTGATagtttttcatcattttatgataatgataaaaaatcaaaaactgaATTACatgatatattaaaaaaacattcaaTTGTTAATGTTTACATTTGTGGTTTGGCAACTGATTTCTGCGTGTTGGCTAGTTGCTTGGATTCAGTTAGTTGTGGTTTTAAAACTTATTTCATAGAAGATTGCTCAAAAGGTGTTTCAAAGAATGGTACCGATCAATCATTACAGAAAATGAAAGATAATGGTATCATCtttataaattctttagatttaattcaaaataaaaataattag
- a CDS encoding TIM beta/alpha-barrel domain-containing protein: protein MEQKEFDIKNILLKIEKDKNETSKKIQEKYKDCTIEDLEKSLRIQNKKSEEITFISKKIEELNEKLIVEKYKPLLSSSNNSNEIENEISPKIKEILIKNSILKNENSAVSPSITTTDASASLSFGGKTIVLPSNQPTTLRKSDAPADTKHIKLEITNDNKINIIWQDAKNYQSKDWVALYNYKYAPPDGYVNNTWYWAGNKTSGKVETGVTYDANRTQQVRYYNYQNELISQYTVESQCWIDIHGDLGSGLQVNWPNYSTSGSNDIIAIHNSNFGEPKDLANSIEQCYANKNDGDWVSEIINCGLPYYAVYWSNIGGGNYIKQACSKPMTPVDRKLAIGEYYNGEDSYNTSVAAFYDSRANDDKDYIMVTLKEVDQPGTPGYNAKAANGIVLSSNHSSYNDTLYFWGTYCSFDNETGKFYIRQKSCALEYRKWITDNYSKLKDRKVRNLVLPGSHDSATYFINSLSPKSPDADHYKYPDYLLTPWSKTQTCSVYKQLCFGVRYFDLRVARLKDKLYIIHNFYSDSVKQVLKDILQYVSENVNEVIILHWSHLYLVDEDNKLLMKMIIEILGKFMSNSNKGPDVKVGDLAGTPIICIYDDLVNPLSNGGAGGNGKRPDIRDPRLWDPSCISSPYETSRYHSFESILKFLKSRINVPKRKVLHVCQAILTIEFSYEFFGHDLITWTVEHRNKFNEFFNDLETFASPTNIIMTDFVTFYPLSSYCIRRNTLEFNNSN, encoded by the exons atggaacaaaaagaattt gatattaaaaatattttattgaagattgaaaaagataaaaatgaaacttcaaaaaaaatacaagaaaaatataaagattGTACAATTGAAGATTTGGAAAAATCTTTAAGaatccaaaataaaaaatcagaaGAAATTACTTTTATCTCAAAAAAGattgaagaattaaatgaaaaattaatagttgaaaaatataaaccaTTATTGTCATCGTccaataattcaaatgaaattgaaaatgagatatcaccaaaaattaaagaaattttaattaaaaactctatattaaaaaatgaaaattcagcAGTATCACCATCGATAACAACAACAGATGCATCAGCATCATTAAGTTTTGGGGGtaaaacaattgttttaCCATCAAATCAACCAACAACATTAAGAAAGAGTGATGCACCAGCTGATACAAAACATATTAAATTGGAAATTaccaatgataataaaattaatattatttggcAGGATgcaaaaaattatcaatcaaAAGATTGGGTTGCACTTTATAACTATAAATATGCACCACCAGATGGTTATGTAAATAATACATGGTATTGGGCTGGTAATAAAACAAGTGGTAAAGTTGAAACAGGTGTTACTTATGATGCTAATAGAACTCAACAAGTtagatattataattatcaaaatgaaCTTATTAGTCAATATACAGTTGAAAGTCAATGTTGGATAGATATTCACGGTGATCTTGGAAGTGGTCTACAAGTAAATTGGCCAAATTATTCGACATCTGGTAGTAATGATATAATTGCAATTCATAATAGTAATTTTGGTGAACCAAAAGATCTTGCCAATTCAATTGAACAATGCTATgctaataaaaatgatggtGATTGGGTTtctgaaattattaattgtggTTTACCATATTATGCAGTTTATTGGTCTAACATTGGTGGTGGCAATTATATAAAACAAGCATGTTCAAAACCTATGACACCAGTTGATAGAAAACTTGCAATTGGTGAATATTATAATGGAGAAGATTCTTATAACACATCAGTTGCTGCATTTTATGATTCAAGAGCAAACGATGACAAAGATTATATTATGGTTACCCTCAAAGAAGTCGATCAACCAGGAACTCCCGGATATAATGCAAAAGCAGCCAACGGTATAGTTTTATCATCTAATCATTCGTCATACAATGATACACTTTATTTTTGGGGAACCTATTGTAGCTTTGATAATGAAACTggtaaattttatattcGTCAAAAAAGCTGTGCACTTGAATATAGAAAATGGATCACTGATAATTACTCAAAGTTAAAGGATAGAAAAGTAAGAAATTTAGTTTTACCAGGTTCACACGATTCAGCAACTTACTTTATCAATTCACTCTCACCAAAATCACCAGATGCTGACCATTATAAATATCCAGATTATCTTTTAACTCCATGGTCAAAAACTCAAACTTGCTCAGTTTATAAACAATTATGTTTTGGTGTAagatattttgatttaagaGTTGCAAGATTAAAAGATAAACTTTATATTATTCATAATTTTTACTCTGATTCAGTTAAAcaagttttaaaagatattctTCAATACGTTTCAGAAAATGTAAATGAAGTTATCATTCTTCATTGGAGTCATCTTTATCTTGTCgatgaagataataaattattaatgaagatgataattgaaatattaggAAAATTCATgtcaaatagtaataaaggACCAGATGTTAAAGTTGGAGATTTAGCTGGTACACcaattatttgtatatatGATGATTTAGTAAATCCATTAAGTAATGGTGGTGCTGGTGGTAATGGAAAAAGACCAGATATTCGTGATCCAAGACTTTGGGATCCTTCATGTATATCCTCACCTTATGAAACTTCAAGATATCATAGTTTcgaatcaattttaaaatttttaaaatctagaATTAATGTACCAAAAAGAAAAGTTCTCCATGTTTGTCAAGCAATTCTTacaattgaattttcttATGAATTCTTTGGACATGACTTAATAACTTGGACTGTAGAACATCGtaataaattcaatgaaTTCTTTAATGATCTTGAAACCTTTGCTTCACCAACAAATATTATAATGACTGATTTCGTTACATTTTATCCATTATCTTCATATTGTATTCGTAGAAATActttagaatttaataatagtaattaa
- a CDS encoding DUF590 family protein: protein MAGDDDRNSIPMEHYDQQELQPPQQELQQPPQQQQQQQQELQQQQQQQQQIYPSINDLDSSRNNSPQVPHYASKNSFNNNNSSSNQSLEKIQELESKKELAYEHLSPAPQSSSYEDLGLKDQVLENVFGATVRQKKARVPEGFIVSYTKSGQPFLLSVELQRETNEDFMAANEHAKLKLPINCDNKDIERVYGTGVYLYFNFISFCIGVNVLLFLCVLINMIPHYYFGAKYDHFKNFSIQDYLLLSLNLQSYYQSEVKLYYFWSTFGCILLSFFMGPVYAFKINSYFRKSNKTDFEDGFDADDVIIKNANIPRKERLVRFFISYIIFILLLCGSAVLCALVLKFVNSYKFFTNILTTSFISACIIRVINVIYDQISIYLTMFEKHPTWTKFKIQNTLKLFVFKIVNVIILYILRDRIFENITHQSILEGCPFVDVGSQFLFILVLDLTLSNLWEIIYSVSMAYIGRRREKSGKKSTESYKPEFEISEEYLEILYRQFIVYLGLPIYPIVTLFGVVCNIVEYYVDRFRLIRICKKPHRMQGSMKKFLSFYLLFISLISVASYPYGSGWVLIQIGFKTGNLNTNCGYLFDGDIPVSDSSSSSTGNGIGIKI, encoded by the exons atggcaggtgatgatgatagaAATTCAATTCCAATGGAACATTATGACCAACAAGAattacaaccaccacaacaagaattacaacaaccaccacaacaacaacaacaacaacaacaagaattacaacaacaacaacaacaacaacaacaaatatatCCAAGTATAAATGATTTAGATTCTTCAAGAAATAATTCACCACAAGTACCACATTATGCAAGTAagaattcatttaataataataatagtagtagtaatcaATCATTAGAAAAAATACAAGAATTGGAAAGTAAAAAAGAACTTGCCTATGAACATTTAAGTCCAGCACCACAATCATCATCGTATGAAGATTTAGGATTAAAAGATCAAGTTTTAGAGAATGTATTTGGTGCAACAGTACGTCAAAAGAAAGCAAGAGTACCTGAGGGATTTATAGTGAGTTATACAAAATCAGGTcaaccatttttattatcggTAGAGTTACAACGTGAAACCAATGAAGATTTCATGGCAGCTAATGAACATGCAAAATTGAAACTACCAATAAATTGTGACAATAAAGATATCGAGAGAGTGTATGGCACTGGTGTTTATTTAtactttaatttcatttcattttgtATTGGTGtcaatgtattattattccTATGCGTACTCATTAACATGATACCACATTATTACTTTGGTGCAAAGTATGACCATTTTAAGAATTTCTCAATTCAAGATTATCTATTACTCTCTTTGAATCTTCAATCCTATTATCAGTCAGAGGTGAAATTGTACTATTTCTGGTCGACTTTTGGTTGTATTTTACTCTCATTTTTCATGGGCCCCGTCTATgctttcaaaattaattcatactttagaaaatcaaataaaactgATTTCGAAGATGGATTCGATGCTGATGATGTAATCATTAAAAATGCAAATATACCACGTAAAGAACGTTTAGTTCGTTTTTTCATCTCTTATatcatctttattttattattatgtggTTCCGCTGTACTTTGTGctttagttttaaaatttgtaaattcttataaattttttacaaatatttt AACAACATCATTTATTTCAGCTTGTATTATTAGAGTTATAAATGTAATTTATGatcaaatttcaatttatttaacaaTGTTTGAAAAACATCCAACTTggacaaaatttaaaattcaaaatactttaaaattatttgtttttaaaattgtaaatgttattattttatatattcttAGAGAtagaatatttgaaaatattactCATCAATCAATTTTAGAAGGTTGTCCATTTGTTGACGTTGGTtctcaatttttatttattttagttttagaTTTAACT TTATCAAATCTTTGggaaattatttatagtGTTTCAATGGCATATATtggaagaagaagagaaaAGAGTGGTAAAAAATCAACAGAATCTTATAAAcctgaatttgaaatttctgAAGAATATTTGGAGATTTTGTATAGACAATTTATTGTATATTTAGGTTTACCAATTTATCCAATTGTAACTTTATTTGGTGTTGTTTGTAATATTGTTGAATATTATGTTGATAGATTCAGATTAATtagaatttgtaaaaaacCACATAGAATGCAAGGTTCTatgaaaaagtttttatcattttatttattattcatcTCTTTAATTAGTGTTGCTAGTTATCCGTATGGTTCAGGTTGggttttaattcaaattggttttaaaacTGGAAATTTAAATACTAATTGTGGTTATTTATTCGATGGTGATATTCCAGTTTCtgattcttcatcttcaagTACTGGAAATGGAATTGGtattaaaatctaa